One region of Colius striatus isolate bColStr4 chromosome 4, bColStr4.1.hap1, whole genome shotgun sequence genomic DNA includes:
- the LOC104555189 gene encoding serine/threonine-protein kinase SBK2-like encodes MAESSAVAAAGTAAPTVLDELLEITAQSLVHAEVAEHYEVIRELGRGKYGHVMLVTHRQRGTPMALKLLPKASTKLHTFLYEYCVALSLATHPAIVGMFGIAIESSQYYGFLYEPALHKDLISIIKPRDGIPEPAAKHCAKQLVSALEFIHSRGLVYRDVKPENVLLFDPECRRIKLTDFGLTRPKGTKLKLVAGVIPYTAPELSNTTDAQGVPIDTSLDAWAFGVLLFCLLTGYFPWEQSLPDDPFFEDFMLWQETGLEEDLPRHWKRLTAEAALMLRSLLALDPAKRGPVSGALRYVNCPWRLEDGRSEGAAVEP; translated from the exons ATGGCCGAGAGCtcagctgtggcagcagcagggacagcagcacCAACCGTACTGGATGAGCTCCTGGAGATCACAGCCCAGAGCCTGGTGCACGCTGAGGTGGCTGAGCACTATGAGGTTATTcgggagctgggcaggggcaaGTATGGCCACGTGATGCTAGTGACCCACAGGCAGAGAG GGACTCCTATGGCTCTCAAGCTGCTACCCAAAGCCAGTACTAAGCTACACACCTTCCTGTATGAGTACTGCGTGGCACTGTCCCTTGCCACCCACCCTGCCATCGTTGGTATGTTTGGAATTGCCATCGAGTCCAGCCAGTACTATGGCTTCCTCTATGAACCAGCACTGCACAAAGACCTCATCTCTATCATCAAACCCCGG GATGGGATTCCTGAGCCAGCTGCCAAGCACTGTGCAAAGCAGCTAGTGAGCGCCCTGGAGTTCATCCACAGCCGAGGGCTCGTGTACCGCGACGTCAAGCCGGAGAACGTGCTGCTTTTTGACCCCGAGTGTCGACGCATCAAACTGACTGACTTTGGGCTCACGAGGCCCAAGGGTACCAAGCTCAAGCTGGTGGCTGGAGTAATCCCCTACACGGCCCCGGAGCTGAGCAACACCACAGATGCCCAAGGGGTGCCCATCGACACCAGCTTGGACGCCTGGGCCTTCGGCGTGCTGCTGTTCTGCCTGCTGACTGGCTACTTcccttgggagcagagcctgccAGACGACCCCTTCTTTGAGGACTTCATGCTGTGGCAGGAGACGGGCCTGGAGGAGGACCTGCCCCGCCACTGGAAGCGCCTGACAGCAGAGGCAGCCCTGATGCTGCGGAGCTTGCTGGCCCTGGATCCCGCCAAGCGCGGCCCTGTCAGCGGGGCCCTGCGCTACGTCAACTGCCCTTGGCGGCTGGAGGACGGGCGCAGCGAGGGGGCTGCGGTGGAGCCCTAG
- the CCT5 gene encoding T-complex protein 1 subunit epsilon, translating to MSAMGTLAFDEYGRPFLILKDQERKTRLMGLEALKSHIMAAKAVASTLRTSLGPNGLDKMMVDKDGEVTVTNDGATILNMMDVDHQIAKLMVELSKSQDDEIGDGTTGVVVLAGALLEQAEQLLDRGIHPIRIADGYEQAARIAIEHLDKISDSFPVDPQNTEPLIQTAKTTLGSKVVNRCHRQMAEIAVNAVLTVADMERKDVDFELIKVQGKVGGRLEDTQLVKGVIVDKDFSHPQMPKELKDAKIAILTCPFEPPKPKTKHKLDVTSVEDYKALQKYEKEKFEEMVKQIKDTGANLAICQWGFDDEANHLLLQNELPAVRWVGGPEIELIAIATGGRIVPRFCELTAEKLGFAGVVREISFGTTKDRMLVIEQCQNSRAVTIFIRGGNKMIIEEAKRSLHDALCVIRNLVRDNRIVYGGGAAEISCALAVSEAADKCPSLEQYAMRAFADALEVIPMALAENSGMNSIQMMTEVRARQVKESNPALGIDCLQKGTNDMKQQHVIETLIGKKQQISLATQVVRMILKIDDIRRPGESEE from the exons CGCGCCTCATGGGGCTCGAAGCGCTCAAG tCTCACATAATGGCAGCAAAGGCTGTTGCAAGTACTCTGAGAACATCTCTTGGGCCCAATG GCTTAGATAAAATGATGGTGGATAAAGATGGTGAGGTGACTGTGACCAATGATGGTGCTACCATCCTGAATATGATGGATGTGGATCACCAGATAGCCAAGCTGATGGTGGAGCTGTCTAAATCTCAAGATGATGAGATTGGAGATGGAACTACAGGAGTGGTTG TTCTGGCTGGAGCGTTGTTGGAACAGGCTGAACAGTTACTAGATCGTGGCATTCACCCCATCAGAATAGCAGATGGTTACGAGCAGGCCGCCCGCATTGCCATCGAGCACCTGGACAAAATCAGTGACAGCTTTCCAGTCGATCCACAGAACACTGAACCTCTGATCCAGACTGCAAAGACAACACTAGGCTCTAAAGT AGTGAACCGTTGTCACAGGCAAATGGCAGAAATCGCGGTAAATGCTGTCCTGACGGTAGCGGATATGGAACGTAAAGATGTCGATTTTGAGCTGATCAAAGTACAAGGCAAAGTGGGAGGCAGGCTGGAAGATACACAGTTGGTTAAAGGAGTGATTGTGGATAAAGATTTCAGTCATCCACAGATGCCTAAA GAGCTTAAAGATGCTAAAATTGCAATCCTCACTTGTCCATTTGAGCCACCCAAGCCTAAAACCAAGCATAAGCTTGATGTCACGTCTGTGGAAGATTACAAGGCACTGCAGAAATACGAAAAGGAGAAGTTTGAAGAGATGGTGAAGCAA ATAAAGGACACTGGTGCAAACCTTGCTATTTGCCAGTGGGGTTTTGATGATGaagcaaatcacttgctgctcCAGAACGAGCTGCCAGCTGTTCGTTGGGTTGGTGGACCAGAAATCGAA TTAATAGCCATTGCAACCGGAGGGCGCATCGTGCCCCGCTTCTGCGAGCTCACGGCGGAGAAACTGGGCTTCGCGGGTGTCGTGCGAGAGATCTCCTTTGGAACCACCAAGGACAGGATGCTTGTCATTGAGCAGTGCCAGAACTCCAGAGCTGTCACCATTTTCATCagaggaggaaataagatg ATCATTGAAGAGGCCAAGCGATCCCTTCACGACGCCCTGTGCGTGATCCGCAACCTGGTCCGGGACAACCGCATCGTGTACGGTGGGGGGGCAGCTGAGATTTCCTGTGCCTTGGCGGTCAGTGAGGCAGCAGATAAG tgcCCATCCTTGGAGCAATATGCCATGAGGGCTTTTGCAGATGCCCTCGAGGTGATTCCCATGGCTCTTGCAGAGAACAGCGGCATGAACTCCATCCAGATGATGACCGAGGTGCGGGCCAGGCAGGTGAAGGAGAGTAACCCTGCCCTGGGCATCGACTGCCTGCAGAAAGGAACAAATG ATatgaagcagcagcatgttATAGAAACCTTGATAGGTAAGAAGCAGCAGATCTCTCTGGCAACTCAGGTTGTCAGGATGATTCTGAAGATCGACGATATCCGTCGGCCTGGAGAATCTGAAGAGTGA